The Cryptomeria japonica chromosome 9, Sugi_1.0, whole genome shotgun sequence DNA segment GACTATTGGACACAAAGCCGGCAACAGTTTTTATTTATTGACAACATTCTGTTTTTAAAAAAGATCTACTGAAGGAaaattttggaattaaaatttttatggtTAGCTTTATGTTTCCTTTACTGTAGTTGACACACGTATTTTTTCTTGAGGTTTTAAATGTTTGGAAATTGCCCATAGGTTGCCATTGTATTCTATGTTGAATTCTCAAATGTATCTAGTAAATATAATATTGGCATGTGGGTTTTCTTCTGGACTTTTGTTTCTGCTTGGTAACAGAGTAATATGTCCATTGTGAGTCGATGTTATTTTCTATCTGAAGTACTGAGtttaaggttgatttaattgctGTACTTATGTCTAGCATCCTGTACTCCACATCATATATAATACTCTCATGTCATAAAAGAATGGTAATTTAAAAATTGTATGGTCAGCCTTTATGTTTTCTTCACTTCACTTTAAATTACATGTGTATTTGTTCTTGAGGTTTCAATACTTGGAAATTGGCCATAGTTTTCTGATTCTCTATTGAATTAATGAGTTCTccaatgtatctagtaaatacaaaaTTGGGATATGAGTTTTCTTCTGAACTTTTTTTTCTGCATGGTAATAGAGTAGTATGTCCATTGTGAGTTGGCATTAATTTCTATGTGAAGTATTAATTGCCAACTTATGTATAACATTCCTTAATCCTCATCATGTATATAATTGTAATTGATATAAAGCGTTGTCAAAGTTGTAATCAAAACTAATGTTTTAAATCACTGATCTGACAGGCTAGCTGCACATTGGAAGcaggggtaaagatttattcattTCGAGTTGACTCGGTTTACTCTGAAGTGTACAAGGTCCTTGGAGGGCTTAATCGTACAAATGTCATTGAGAAGGAACTAAATGGTATGTTTTTCGTGTTTTTCCTATTAGTATGCACTTCACAATGCTTTTTTTCTTTAGTATGAACTATTGCTTTCTAAGATCATTACAAATGACCGTTTCTGTAGTTTATGAGTAGgctttcttgttgttttctgagTGAGGTACataattgttgaagaaaataactTCAGAATGGGAGATAACAAGTGTTAAACTATTAATGAAACCTGTCATCCCCATGCAACTTTAAAAATATCGGAGTCAGTATTATGTGGCTGCTGATTGGTGTATAGAGTTAGGAaaagtatttattatttattgtttatttctaTGAACAATTGGAGCTTATATAAGTAAGTTTTAATGGAAAAATTCATTATACTAATTGAGTTTGCAGTTTTCATGCTGCCAACTGCCAACAAACTATTTGTAGGATTACAAATGAACTTACCTATCTCTATAGGTTCTATGAAATTGAGAGCTACATGTACCAATGGAGATATATGTACTTATCATGACTAAAATATGCTAACACAGATTAGCCTAGAGAAATAGAGACAGACTTAGCTGAGTCCACATTACATGAATCAAAAATTTGTCTAACCTTCCTATACTTGTCTTGCGTTGGCATAGCACATTCTTTTGCTTTCTTTACAATTTGCTTCTGCTTGCCAATGCTCTTTATCATATCCTAACACTGTACTAGCTATTATCTATGTTGTTGCTGATCTTTGTGGATGTCTTGCAGGCCTTAATTGTTTACTCACAATGCTTTTGGAATAGGAGGTTTGGCAGGGCTCAGTTTAATCCCAAGCTTCCCTCTCcctcacctcccccccctctctttGCCCTTTATAGTTTGCTCCTGCTTGCTAATATTCTATGTTGTATCCTAATATTGTCATTGCCATTATCTATTTTGTTGCCGATCTTTGTGGATGTCACACAGGCCTTAATTGTTGTTTATGATGCTCTTAGAATAGGCGGTTTTGGCAGGGCCTAGCTTACTATCGAGCTTGGTAATGAGGTCCAACCACAAGGGTACAAAAATTGAAGAATACTTGTGTGGGCATGTGTGTATCTCTCTCTCCTTGACCCCTCACTTACCACCCCCTGCTGCCTCCCGTGCATAATCACATTCTCGTATGTGTAGGCTTGCAAGtgcctcctctctctctctctctctctctctctctctccccaccccCCGAACCTTTACTTACCATCCTTTGTTTCCCCCTTGTACACTCATTCCTGTGTGTAGGTGTGCAAGAGCCTCCTCCCTCTCCATCCCTTCCTCTTCCTAGTGCCTCTCTTTCCCTCGCTCTCTCCCCCCCCATCTCTTCTCACTCCTAGATGCACACATTGCTGCGTGTGCAGACATGCAagtgactctctctctctctctctctctccttgcaCACACATTCTTGTGTGTGCAGGCGTGCAAGTGCCTCTCCCTACATTCTTATGTGTGTGGGTGTGCAAGTGCCTTTCTCCTCCTATCCCCTGATCCCTCTTTCCTTAGCACACCCACTTTCCTATGTGTGCAGGCATGCAAAtgctttctccctctccctctccctctctccctgcaCTACTCCCTGCGTACACACATTCTTGTGTGTGCAGGCATACAAGTGCCCCCctcccgctctctctccctccccacttaCCACCCGTGGCTCTCCCCCTTGCATGCACACATTCCTTTGTGTGCAGGCATGTAAGTGCCCACATCCGTGTGTGTTACAGCTTGCTCTGCATGCCAATTTTATTTGTCATATTGGCAACAACATTGCTACTATCTATGCTATCGCTGATCTTTGTAGATGTCATGCAGGACTTAGCTGTTATTTACAATACTCTTGGGATAGGTGTTTTGGCAGGGCCCAGTTTATGTGAGGTCCAACCACAAGGGATGCAAAAATTGAACTATACTTGAGTTGAATGATACCCAAAAAACatcttttgccttttgtttttgaAATCTTATTTGTAGGTGTCTTGTGCAATTGGGTTCTGTAAATCGTTAAGATATTGTTATCTTTTATATGCTTCCTATGTCTGAGTATGAGATAATGGTTTTCAAAATAAAGCATTATTTTCTTTTAGATATTGATAATTGGCCTTTTTGTTTTCTGTCTGATCATTTTTGATCAATCACTTAGCTGTttcgtatatatacatacatagttCATAttttcatgcaaaaaacaaaatgtACAGGGAAAGACCTTCAGACCCTTAATGGAACTGAATGCTGCAATAGTGCAAAGTTGATCAAAAGACAATGTTGAAGATGAATTACTATCACCCAACTTCAGTATTTGTGACTTGTTATAGTTCCACAATAACTGTTATCTTTAACTTTTTCCTTTGCTCTAGATAGTGAGTAAATGTAAGCTAAATGTCATTTTTCATggtcatttaaattttaaatacgtGTTTTTTTACTTTGATTGTTTTTCTCTTGCAGCAAATATGTATGCATTTCATGGCTTGttaatttttgtttttttcaaacAAATTTTACTCGCTAATGTAATTTATGGTATGGTTTTTTTCCAATACATTTTTCAATAAAACATTATTGATTACTAAACCTGCAACAATGTCATCATAGGACAAGGGGAAGAAGGAGAACttagagatatagaggaagatgaAATGAGGAAGGAACACCCTAAGAAGGTCTGTCCTTGGGTTATGGATGTTTGGTATGTATGAATGATGCTTTGTTTATGACTTGGAAATGATTTTGTGTATTTCCATTACTTGCAGATCCCAGCTTCATTGGCTTCTTTGGAAccttcatttgaagcacttaataTAAAGAAGTTTGATGGTATAACTTACTTTCATTGGAAGCACTTTCTCTCTTCATTTTCAGTATAGTTGTTGCATGTTTTTTCAAACTATGATAGGAATGGAAGGGTTGGAGGTCCTGTTAACTCTTTGATTGATTTAGGCAAGTTCTGATTTCAATCTTTGTAGTTGGCTTTACGGTCGACCCTTTATACCATCAAACTTCTGCACAATTTGATGAGGGAGGAGCCAAGGGCCTTCTATTCAATACGCTGTGTGTCTATGATGATTTCCACATTGTCTTTGACTCTTGGGATGTCCCAGAGAAGAATATGAAGTTATCAGCAGCTAAAAATACAGAAACATCATCCCTGATAGACCTTTCTCTAATGAAAGGTATTGCTGGACCTAGTTTATCTtgcaaaatatatttttcattcaTGTTTTCATGCCAAGTTTGCAGCTTGACTGAAAATTATTTTTGTTATCCAGATATTGTTCTGCATTCAATGGCTGCACTGCAAGATTCAACAGAAATTTCACCCACACTTAATGCAATCCTTAAGTTGGtggatgatccctatgatgatagTGCTCAAGCTGCATCAGTGAGACAACATGAAGACACGGAATGTGATTTATCTTGTGATGATGAAGTTACAGATGAAGGAAGGCCTCAATTCTTTGAAAACAACTTTACGGCTGATGGAGACATTGATGATGGATTGGATAATGTGATACAAGATTCAGCTTCATGGGGTTCTTTTGCTCCAGAAATACACAACCATGAGGTCCAATAAGTTTCTAATCAGCGGCATTCTAACCCTATTATGTGAttctttatttgattaaaaacttgTTTATCTTATGAGGCTCTACTGTTTTATGCACAATCAATTTCCAATCCTATCTTtcaggaaaatctcaatgaatgtaCAGCAGAATACACAGTTAATGAGGATTCTTTAGGCGAGCAGACAGTTGATTTTTTAGTACTGGGGATGGGTATGCCCTCTAGCAAGAATGCTTGGGCAGGGCCAGAACACTGGAAGTTACATAAATCAAAAGGTAAGGACTAAcatctaaattcttaatttcatgtTCTTCCTAATTGTGCATTTTAACATTCTTGTTGGAATAATTGGCAACTCAATTTTATATGCTTGTAGATATTAAACGAAGTACAGAGGCTCAAGATGATTCATCCTTAAATGGAAAGAAGACTAGAAAAACGAAAAGAGAACCTTTTTTGGTTGATTATATGAATTTGCAGGATATTGAAAGCACGGCATTTGCTCCACCCAAAAATCAGCAGTCCTTGCTTCTTCCCCCCAGTAATTCTTCTATTGAAACTATTCTTCCAGAAGACTGCCATTATCACCCAGAGGAACTTGTTAAGTTATTCATGTTGCCTTCCACATTGGTATTGCCATCATCTTTGTAAATACTATTGTTTTTAACCTTCTTATAGAGAAAAAATGAAATGTGGCCCACGTTTACGCACAAAAGAACCTTCAAGCTTGATCTTTAATGTTGGAATCTTGAACTGTAACTGAGAACTGTTTGTTTATTGCATTTGCAGTGCATCCGGAAGAGAGCAAGAAAAGAAACTGGTACATTCTATATCTTGTTCCTGAGACCAATGtgatttttaagtattttgatacTATTAAGaatcatatgtattttttatattcattAAAAGGAGTTATCTAATGTTTGTTGCTAACTATGCTACTTGCAGATGATTCTATGGAAAGAAATGATAGCTATGAAGCATCATTTACATGTGACAGTGGAGATTTTCATGACCCTAATAGTGGTAACTGGGATAATGTACATGATGGAAGTGATGTTGAAGACTTGAGTGATAGTAACATGGTTGCTCAACCTCGGAAGGTATGGTTTGCAAGTTACCACACCACCTTAATAGTGGTCTGCATTTTACTTCTATCTGTTCTTCAACACAGAATCATTAGGTTGGAAAATGTGCTTTAacttaatttatgtttaagatatCTCTTGTAACATGTGTTATGTTATTATCCACCGTCATTATTTATGGAAACGATTGAATGAAGAAAAGGCAATGAATGTAGGAGACAATCTTGGGAATAAAGTTCAGGCTACCTTTTCTAGAGTGATTTAGGTTAATATGACGagtttatttttattattgagGGCTATAATCTTGGGCAGCCTGAAAAATCCCAAAAGGATCCTTTTtctgttgctgctgtaaattcttaattaaacatactatatttttgtaattttccggtgatcttatagaatagacagaagttgcagaaagggattgtttctttttggtttttgatgttataagtaaagtaattgataaatagcaacaattgtgaaataaaacagtaaacaatgttcatatgtaagaacacttaagcaatctgaaaatactgcaaatcataccgggtaaataacctagttttgtattcagcaagaatccatacatttatttggagctgttctcaatctggattaatgccagatggaggaatattactggcaatgaacaaggaagaccaaataagctgaatacaacccttcaagccaacatacaaacaaggcgtggttgcaaaggaggcgtggaagctgctgcaaatcacgtgccagctgaaatagaccagccgccctgttgaaacccccaatatgcacgttgaatcttcaggccaagaagatgtgtcttctacctctgacaatctctgtgcaatcctggataaatccatTGTCAACTTCtgttgagggctacgtcccagcaagtTCAGACCTGGGGTTTAtgtcccagaccaaaatcactcttccagagcaattcccaaattcgcaagtttcaaaatgatcaaagatgctatcaattaggttttcatctccttataactcctttccctttgcaagtcgaaccctaaagaataataaagcttgcgctttataattaaagtgacactttcccaattatggcgtcaaactatagaaaaatatcactttattgcgaataaatagcttcaagcatccaaaaagactctgggaggtgagaatcatgtagcaaagttcaagacctttccaacgagttataacacataggcatatcaaaccagatgaagccaaaagccctttattactccgaaatggctatatacatagccttattttaatttatttaatcgctaacttaggagatatttaaatgtattaaaatatttccatagatccaataatagccaaaaataaccaaccaaacatgaatctgactttgtcacctgtctgtgactgatgccagacaagatgggccaactggcagtcccatccctaaaatctagggatgctcctagaaactaggaaacacatccAATCtacctgaaactgaaaccatggtatggtcccgtggaacctcaaatatggaaactgccacaacctcctaaaaagtagggaatcgccctaaaaagtaggaacctctctccaaacactcaaaaggatcctgctctactccttagtcccccaggtggtcattcagtcaactgccagttctccctaaaaaataggagacctccctaaaatgtaggaactgtcgtttgaaggtccaaaatggctcacagagcccctgcaaagctccatgaccctcagaatgagtcccctaaccatgtcattgacctacaagaactcgaatggtaggttaacccttgctcatctcatgtcacctagaaaaggggacattacacagccTCAAGATTCACTTTTCTGTCTGGATGCCAAAATTGTGAAGTGCAGTTTGATTTTCCAAATTGGATATAACTAGCTAAAGTCATTGCGTGATTGAGTTATCGTCTCTTTGATTTTCAAGGCAACAATAGTTTCCGTCTTTGGAATTCATTGTGGTCTAATCACTATAGGTTTACTTTTAACTGATTTAGTTATGATGTTAATGAGCTAGCTGAAATGGATGTATGTGTTAGaaagtttttcaaattttcagTTTCTATACAATAGATGCCAATGCTCCATTCAAGACTGGTTTCAAAATGCTAAATTACCACAATAAAGGTTTTGTTGGTGTCACCAACTTAAAATATTTTGGCACTTTGGTGGAGGATGTATTTGTGAGCCATTGTGGCCCCACATCATATAGGCTCTAACTTGACAGTTTGCCTATAGTGAGGATAGAAGGCCAAAGTTTTACTTTACAAATATCATATTAAACCACTTCATCAATGGAAAGGCAATTTGGTTTTGCACAGTGTAAATGCATATTCACTCAAATTTTGTTTGCTTATGGATGAATTAGTCACCTATGCAGCAAAATGGACTTGATCCTTGAGTGATTTGGTGATTGATAGCTAATGATTGAAAGTTTACAAAGTTTTGGGCAAATGGGGAAAACAATGGTTATTAGGgataatgatgagcgaatagttgGAGAATGGTGGTTGATGCTAATACCAGAATATATGCTTTTTTATATATTGATTAAAAAATCTCAATATGCTTATACCCTAGTAGTATGAACCATAAATCTGAATATAGGTTATACCCACAATATTACTACCATGAGTTCAGGAAGCAATAAAAGTGAACAAAGCATAGCTGAATCTAGATATACATGTTTAAGAAGTATCAAATTTTCAGATTAGATCAATTTGATGCTTTACAATTATTAGAAAGGCTCCAAATGCATATAGCAAGGTCCTAGCACATTGTCCTAAATCAATTTGGCATCTTCGTGGTCTTCTTTTTTTTAACCCTAAGGGACTAAAGTATGCTGGCATTCCTCGTAATGAGCAGAGGAAAATGAAATAACCCCTACCAGGATATTTGACCAAAGTTGCAATTTTGCTGATTTTATCTtgaaggcattttgtcaaacacttggccaATAAGCAAATAAGAGGTATTCTTGAGTGCAAACACTGTGGGTTGCTGCTACTAAAATTATAAATGACAAATTCACCATAAAATCACTGTATTGCTCATAGATTCCACAtggacattttgtcaaacaatttacaGTCAATAGAGTTTCAACAGATTTTCACAAATATTTACCACAGAAAATATTGATTGCAGCTCCAATagcacaaaacaaattttcttgataaaaaaaaattgactgGTAAACAAGTAATTTTTCAGCTACGGATAATAAACACATATTGCTATTATAAAAAATGTCGCTGACGAATTTTCTGGCTCCTCCTAGGGTTTCTGTAGGCTATATCGATGGTGGGGTGTGGAATCTTAGGCCTTCGCCTGCTTCTTACTCACGTCCCTCACTGCGTGTAGGTGATTTCGGGCATTGGCATAATGCGGCGGCAAGAGTGGTTCAGAGCGGTGGTTTTGCGAGGGGGGGCAATGATTTTTGCAGCCAGAGAAGTGGCCCTTTTGGAGGCTGAGAGGAAGGGTCAAAGATCAATGGCAACACCTTTGGGTTATGGGAAAAAAGAGCAGAGGGCTAATCGACAAGCCTTTGGTTTTGGGGGTGCCCACAACAAGGACACTCAGGTGTGTGGGGAAGAGCCAGTTGCTGCTAGGGCAACAGTAAATTTGGATGCAGAGATTGCCAAGGAGGTTCATGAAAATGAACAATATTTTGCTGAAATGGGTTTGATAGGGAGATTTCAAGGCTTTTGGCCAAGCCTTGGGGTGCTTCATAAGTGGATTTCTGAGACCTAGGGTCTTTCAATGGAGGGGAATGTGCAGATCTACATAGGAGCTCGAGGCTTCTTTGTGGTAATCTTTGACAACTAGGAGGATAGGAATAAAATCTTTTGCACATCACTCTGGAGGTAGGAGGAGAATCATACTCTGCTGCTCAAACCTTGGTATCCAGCATTTAACCCAGTTATTGAATCTTTTGATCGGATTTCGATATGGGTAAAGACTTCCTAATTTACCATTACAGTTTTGGCTCGAATCTTGTTTTAAAGT contains these protein-coding regions:
- the LOC131079582 gene encoding condensin complex subunit 2, which produces MNSKTPLRSRVQTAGRRNSLLSPNDDDFERAQARAARAAATRRKSIVDLPPPASEHDDLLSKDQILDLFHNTIKLASENKINQRNTWELKLIDHLSEIIYISDNDTETNFQKASCTLEAGVKIYSFRVDSVYSEVYKVLGGLNRTNVIEKELNGQGEEGELRDIEEDEMRKEHPKKIPASLASLEPSFEALNIKKFDVGFTVDPLYHQTSAQFDEGGAKGLLFNTLCVYDDFHIVFDSWDVPEKNMKLSAAKNTETSSLIDLSLMKDIVLHSMAALQDSTEISPTLNAILKLVDDPYDDSAQAASVRQHEDTECDLSCDDEVTDEGRPQFFENNFTADGDIDDGLDNVIQDSASWGSFAPEIHNHEENLNECTAEYTVNEDSLGEQTVDFLVLGMGMPSSKNAWAGPEHWKLHKSKDIKRSTEAQDDSSLNGKKTRKTKREPFLVDYMNLQDIESTAFAPPKNQQSLLLPPSNSSIETILPEDCHYHPEELVKLFMLPSTLCIRKRARKETDDSMERNDSYEASFTCDSGDFHDPNSGNWDNVHDGSDVEDLSDSNMVAQPRKVVKIDVDYDKTSKDVDVRMLKETLWYCILDSGKTKEEDDEARPESITSFKRLLNKFPATCLAAAPEDISAHLCFICLLHLANEHNLRIQGCPSLDDLFIFSIPNIDHFSDADD